Proteins from a genomic interval of Clostridium cochlearium:
- the tpiA gene encoding triose-phosphate isomerase yields the protein MRKAIIAGNWKMHNTVDEAVKLVEELIPKVKEAKCEVVVCPPFICLPKIREITEGTNIKVGAQNMYFEEKGAFTGEISPIMLEKLNIDYVIIGHSERRQYFGETDETVNKKIKAAFEHNLIPILCVGETLDEKENDVTEEVVSKQVKLALSGLREDEIEKLVIAYEPIWAIGTGKTATSEEANEVISFIRNTVKNLYGEKAAESIRIQYGGSVKPSTIKEQMSMSDIDGALVGGASLKSDDFSAIVNYK from the coding sequence GCAGGAAATTGGAAAATGCACAATACTGTAGACGAAGCGGTAAAATTAGTAGAGGAATTAATTCCAAAGGTTAAAGAAGCTAAATGTGAAGTTGTAGTTTGTCCACCTTTTATATGTCTTCCAAAAATAAGAGAAATTACAGAAGGAACTAATATAAAAGTTGGAGCTCAAAATATGTATTTTGAAGAAAAGGGAGCTTTCACAGGGGAAATATCTCCTATAATGCTTGAAAAATTAAATATAGATTATGTAATAATAGGACATAGTGAAAGAAGACAATATTTTGGAGAAACAGATGAAACAGTTAATAAGAAAATTAAGGCTGCATTTGAACATAATTTAATTCCTATACTCTGTGTAGGAGAAACTTTAGATGAGAAAGAAAATGATGTAACTGAAGAAGTTGTATCAAAACAAGTAAAACTTGCACTTTCTGGATTAAGAGAAGATGAGATAGAAAAATTAGTAATAGCTTATGAACCAATATGGGCTATAGGTACAGGTAAAACTGCCACTTCAGAAGAGGCAAATGAAGTTATATCATTTATAAGAAACACAGTAAAAAATTTATATGGAGAAAAAGCAGCTGAAAGTATCAGAATACAATATGGTGGTTCAGTAAAACCTTCAACTATAAAAGAACAAATGTCAATGTCAGATATAGATGGAGCCTTAGTAGGAGGAGCAAGTCTTAAATCAGATGACTTCTCAGCTATAGTAAACTACAAATAG
- the gpmI gene encoding 2,3-bisphosphoglycerate-independent phosphoglycerate mutase has protein sequence MNKKPVMLMILDGFGITDHEDGNAVKSAHKPNFDKLWSEYPHTQLKASGLNVGLPDGQMGNSEVGHLNIGSGRIIYQELTRITKDISDGEFFKNNEINYAIDEAIKNNSALHLLGLLSDGGVHSHIDHLKAILKLAKDKGLNRVYVHAFLDGRDVPPSSAKEYIMNIENYMKELGVGEIATLAGRYYAMDRDKRWERIELAYNALVYGTGELSNSPVEAIEKSYNDNTTDEFVLPTVILKDGKPTATIRDKDSIIFFNFRPDRARQITRALNDREFDGFERKTLNLNFITMTQYDKTIENVKIAYKPQSYKNTLGEYVSSLGLNQLRIAETEKYAHVTFFFNGGVEAPNKGEDRVLIPSPKVATYDLKPEMSAFEVKDEVIKRIESDKYDMIILNFANPDMVGHTGVFEAAKTAIEVVDKCLGEISDKILQKEGTIFITADHGNSEQMIDYSTGKPMTAHTTNEVPFVYVSKNAKNKKLKSNGILADIAPTMLTEMGIKIPEEMTGKNLIEE, from the coding sequence ATGAATAAAAAACCAGTAATGCTTATGATATTAGATGGTTTTGGAATAACAGACCATGAAGATGGAAATGCTGTAAAGTCAGCACATAAGCCAAATTTTGATAAGCTTTGGAGTGAATATCCTCATACTCAATTGAAAGCTAGCGGACTAAATGTGGGACTTCCAGATGGTCAAATGGGTAATTCCGAAGTAGGACATTTGAATATTGGTTCGGGAAGAATAATATACCAAGAATTAACTAGAATAACAAAGGACATAAGTGATGGAGAGTTTTTCAAAAATAATGAGATAAATTATGCTATAGACGAAGCTATAAAAAACAATTCTGCTCTTCATTTATTAGGATTATTATCTGATGGAGGAGTTCACTCTCATATAGATCATTTAAAAGCTATTTTAAAATTAGCTAAGGATAAGGGATTAAATAGAGTATATGTTCATGCTTTTTTAGATGGAAGGGACGTTCCACCATCTAGTGCTAAAGAATATATAATGAACATTGAAAATTATATGAAAGAACTTGGAGTAGGTGAGATTGCAACATTAGCAGGTAGATATTATGCTATGGACAGAGATAAAAGATGGGAAAGAATAGAACTTGCATATAATGCTTTGGTATATGGTACAGGTGAATTATCAAACTCACCAGTTGAAGCCATAGAAAAATCTTATAATGATAACACAACAGATGAATTTGTATTACCAACAGTTATACTAAAAGATGGAAAGCCAACAGCTACTATTAGAGATAAGGATTCTATAATATTTTTTAACTTTAGACCAGATAGAGCAAGACAAATAACCAGGGCTTTAAATGATAGAGAATTTGATGGATTTGAAAGAAAGACATTAAATCTTAATTTTATAACTATGACTCAATACGATAAAACTATTGAGAATGTAAAAATAGCATATAAACCTCAAAGTTATAAAAATACTTTAGGTGAATATGTAAGTAGCTTAGGATTAAATCAATTAAGAATTGCAGAAACTGAGAAATATGCACATGTAACTTTCTTTTTTAACGGAGGTGTAGAAGCACCTAATAAAGGAGAAGATAGGGTTTTAATCCCTTCTCCCAAAGTAGCTACTTACGATTTAAAACCAGAAATGAGTGCTTTTGAAGTTAAGGATGAAGTTATTAAAAGAATAGAATCTGATAAATACGATATGATAATATTAAACTTTGCTAATCCAGATATGGTAGGACATACTGGTGTATTTGAAGCAGCTAAAACTGCTATAGAAGTAGTAGATAAATGCCTAGGAGAAATATCAGATAAAATTTTACAAAAGGAAGGAACTATATTTATAACTGCAGATCATGGAAATTCTGAACAAATGATAGATTATTCTACAGGAAAGCCTATGACAGCTCATACTACAAATGAAGTTCCCTTTGTATATGTAAGTAAAAATGCTAAGAATAAAAAATTAAAATCAAATGGTATATTAGCAGATATAGCACCAACTATGCTTACAGAAATGGGTATTAAAATACCAGAAGAAATGACTGGAAAAAATCTAATAGAAGAATAA
- the eno gene encoding phosphopyruvate hydratase, which yields MKNYIEIIDVSARQILDSRSNPTVEVDVILEDGTIGRAAVPSGASTGIFEAVELRDGDKSVYNGKGVLKAIENVNTIIAEELVGMNVLDQIAIDKTMIELDGTDNKGKLGANAMLGVSLACARAAAEYLGLSLYQYIGGVNAKVLPVPMMNIMNGGSHADNNVDLQEFMIMPAGASSFSEALRMCSEIYHQLKDILKGKGLSTGVGDEGGFAPDLNSNEEAIEVIVEAIKKAGYKPGEEVFIALDPASSEFFNTETNKYELKGEGRELTPAEMVDYYANLVEKYPIISIEDGMAEEDWEGWKMITEKLGGKIQLVGDDLFVTNTNRLKKGIELGVANSILIKLNQIGTLTETLNAIEMAERAGYTAVVSHRSGETEDTTIADLVVAVNAGQIKTGAPSRSERVAKYNQLLRIEDELGEMGEYRGLKAFYNINK from the coding sequence ATGAAAAATTATATTGAAATTATAGATGTATCAGCAAGACAAATACTTGATTCAAGATCAAATCCAACAGTTGAGGTAGATGTAATTTTAGAAGACGGAACTATAGGAAGAGCAGCCGTACCATCAGGAGCATCTACAGGAATTTTTGAAGCTGTTGAATTAAGAGATGGTGATAAATCAGTATACAATGGGAAAGGCGTTTTAAAAGCAATAGAAAATGTAAATACAATAATCGCAGAAGAATTAGTTGGAATGAATGTTTTAGACCAAATTGCAATAGATAAAACAATGATAGAATTAGATGGTACAGATAATAAGGGTAAATTAGGTGCTAATGCTATGCTTGGAGTATCTCTAGCTTGTGCAAGAGCAGCAGCTGAATATCTAGGATTAAGTTTATATCAATATATTGGAGGAGTAAATGCAAAAGTATTACCAGTTCCAATGATGAACATAATGAATGGTGGTTCTCATGCTGATAACAATGTAGATTTACAAGAATTTATGATAATGCCAGCAGGAGCATCAAGTTTTAGTGAAGCTTTAAGAATGTGTTCTGAAATATATCATCAATTAAAAGATATATTAAAAGGAAAAGGACTATCTACAGGAGTTGGTGATGAAGGAGGATTTGCACCTGATTTAAATAGTAATGAAGAAGCTATTGAAGTTATAGTGGAAGCTATTAAAAAAGCTGGTTACAAACCAGGAGAAGAAGTATTTATAGCCTTAGACCCAGCATCATCTGAATTCTTCAATACTGAAACCAATAAATATGAATTAAAAGGCGAAGGAAGAGAGTTAACTCCTGCTGAAATGGTAGATTACTATGCTAATTTAGTAGAAAAATATCCTATAATATCTATAGAAGATGGTATGGCAGAAGAAGATTGGGAAGGTTGGAAGATGATCACTGAAAAATTAGGTGGAAAGATTCAATTAGTAGGTGATGATTTATTTGTAACTAATACAAATAGACTTAAAAAGGGAATTGAATTAGGTGTTGCAAATTCAATACTTATAAAATTAAATCAGATAGGAACATTAACTGAAACATTAAATGCTATAGAAATGGCAGAAAGAGCAGGATATACTGCAGTAGTATCACATAGATCAGGAGAAACTGAAGATACAACTATAGCTGATTTAGTTGTAGCTGTAAATGCAGGACAAATAAAAACAGGAGCTCCTTCAAGAAGTGAAAGAGTTGCTAAATACAATCAATTACTAAGAATTGAAGATGAGTTAGGAGAAATGGGAGAGTATAGAGGTTTAAAGGCTTTCTATAACATTAATAAATAA
- the secG gene encoding preprotein translocase subunit SecG yields MKNILIALQVILGIILIISVLAQPAKTQGFSLMTGTTDTFFSKNKTRTFESTMSKLTIITAIAFAIVIVALNLV; encoded by the coding sequence ATGAAAAATATTTTAATTGCACTGCAGGTAATATTAGGCATAATTTTAATTATTTCTGTACTAGCTCAACCTGCAAAAACACAGGGATTCAGTTTAATGACAGGAACTACAGATACATTTTTCTCAAAAAATAAAACAAGAACTTTTGAGTCAACTATGTCAAAGCTCACTATAATTACAGCTATAGCCTTTGCAATAGTAATAGTGGCTTTAAATTTAGTTTAA
- a CDS encoding sodium-translocating pyrophosphatase translates to MESFIVYSVLAGVIALIFAFMLSSFISKENAGNERMQEIAGHIHDGAMAFLETEYKYLAGFIAIVTVILAIFVGWQTAACFVLGAIFSIFAGYFGMNVATKANVRTAEAARHSQGKALNIAFSGGAVMGMSVVGLGVVGIGIMYYIFGGNMEFITGFGLGASSIALFARVGGGIYTKAADVGADLVGKVEAGIPEDDPRNPAVIADNVGDNVGDVAGMGADLFESYVGSIISALTLGSVVYANKEGIIFPLTLASIGIVASIIGILFSRKSEAKDPQKALNTGTYIGGIIVIISAAILSNMVFGNLKAFFAVASGLIVGMIIGKITEIYTSDEYSSVQKIATQSETGAATTIISGLAVGMYSTLWPIILISIGVLVSFFVMGGASDATMGLYGISLAAVGMLSTTGLTVAVDAYGPIADNAGGIAEMSELPHEVREITDKLDSVGNTTAAIGKGFAIGSAALTALSLFASYAQATNLENIDILNTVTLVGLFIGAMLPFLFGALTMESVGKAANEMIEEVRRQFKTIPGIMEGKATPDYKKCVDISTAAAIREMILPGVLAIVVPVAIGLLLGKEALGGLLAGALVSGVLVGILMSNAGGAWDNAKKYIEGGAHGGKGSDAHKAAVVGDTVGDPFKDTSGPSMNILIKLMTIVSLVFAPVVLQYGGILLNLIK, encoded by the coding sequence ATGGAAAGTTTCATTGTTTACTCAGTCTTAGCTGGAGTAATAGCATTAATATTTGCTTTTATGCTAAGCAGTTTCATTTCCAAAGAAAATGCAGGAAATGAAAGAATGCAAGAAATTGCTGGGCACATCCATGATGGTGCTATGGCTTTCTTGGAAACAGAATATAAATATTTAGCCGGATTTATAGCAATTGTTACAGTAATTTTAGCTATCTTTGTAGGATGGCAAACAGCAGCATGCTTTGTTTTAGGAGCTATATTCTCTATATTTGCAGGATATTTTGGAATGAATGTAGCTACAAAAGCAAATGTTAGAACAGCAGAAGCAGCAAGACATAGCCAAGGGAAAGCTTTAAATATAGCATTCTCAGGTGGAGCAGTAATGGGAATGTCTGTTGTAGGACTTGGTGTTGTAGGTATAGGAATTATGTATTACATATTTGGTGGAAACATGGAATTTATAACAGGATTTGGTCTTGGAGCAAGTTCCATTGCACTATTTGCTCGTGTTGGCGGTGGTATATATACTAAAGCAGCTGACGTTGGAGCAGACCTTGTTGGTAAAGTAGAAGCAGGTATACCAGAAGATGACCCAAGAAATCCAGCCGTAATAGCTGACAACGTAGGAGACAATGTAGGAGACGTTGCAGGTATGGGAGCTGACCTTTTTGAATCCTATGTAGGATCAATTATATCTGCATTAACACTTGGTTCAGTTGTATATGCAAATAAAGAAGGAATTATATTTCCTTTGACTTTAGCATCTATAGGAATAGTGGCTTCAATAATAGGAATATTATTTTCAAGAAAAAGTGAAGCAAAAGATCCTCAAAAAGCACTTAATACAGGAACTTATATAGGTGGAATTATAGTTATAATATCAGCAGCAATATTAAGCAACATGGTATTTGGAAATCTTAAAGCTTTCTTTGCAGTAGCTTCTGGATTAATTGTTGGAATGATTATAGGTAAAATTACAGAAATATATACTTCAGATGAATATTCATCAGTACAAAAGATTGCTACACAATCAGAAACAGGAGCAGCAACTACAATCATTTCAGGTCTTGCAGTAGGAATGTATTCTACACTATGGCCAATAATTTTAATATCTATAGGAGTATTAGTTTCATTCTTTGTAATGGGTGGAGCATCTGATGCAACAATGGGATTATACGGAATATCCTTAGCAGCAGTTGGAATGCTTTCAACTACAGGATTAACTGTTGCAGTTGATGCATATGGACCAATTGCAGATAACGCTGGTGGAATAGCTGAAATGTCAGAATTACCTCATGAAGTAAGAGAAATCACTGATAAACTTGATTCAGTTGGTAATACTACTGCAGCTATAGGAAAAGGATTTGCTATAGGATCAGCAGCACTTACTGCACTATCCTTATTTGCATCCTATGCACAAGCTACTAACTTAGAAAATATAGATATACTTAATACAGTAACTTTAGTAGGTTTATTTATAGGAGCAATGCTTCCATTCTTATTTGGTGCTTTAACAATGGAATCAGTTGGTAAAGCTGCAAATGAAATGATAGAGGAAGTTAGAAGACAATTTAAAACTATACCAGGAATAATGGAAGGAAAAGCTACACCAGACTATAAGAAATGCGTAGATATTTCTACAGCAGCAGCAATAAGGGAAATGATCCTTCCAGGTGTATTAGCAATAGTAGTTCCAGTAGCAATTGGACTTTTATTAGGAAAAGAAGCACTTGGTGGATTACTTGCAGGAGCACTTGTAAGTGGAGTTCTTGTAGGTATACTTATGTCTAACGCTGGTGGAGCATGGGATAATGCTAAAAAATATATTGAAGGTGGAGCTCATGGAGGAAAAGGAAGTGACGCTCATAAAGCAGCTGTAGTTGGAGACACTGTTGGTGACCCATTCAAAGATACTTCAGGACCTTCAATGAATATATTAATAAAACTTATGACAATAGTTTCATTAGTATTTGCTCCAGTTGTATTACAATATGGTGGAATATTATTAAACTTAATTAAATAG
- the rnr gene encoding ribonuclease R, protein MKIQETLVEFMKEQAYKPMNLKELAKVFNIKSDDIEDFKKVLDYMEKDGLVVKTRTEHYGVPEKMGLLVGKVQGHKRGYAFLIPEDDREDVFIPASGLNGAMNGDKVVVKVFKEIKEGKRSEGEVIRILDRVNKTVIGSFEDSKNFGFVVPDEKRIYQDIYIPKGNTMGAHSGDIVIAEITKWPEKRRSPEGKIVEILGKKGEKGIDILTIIKKYNLPEEFPEKVQKYTENIPDEIKEEEYNNRMDLRDKKIITIDGEDAKDLDDAISIEKLPNGNFYLGVHIADVSHYVKEKNPLDKEALKRGTSVYLVDRVIPMLPKKLSNGICSLNPKVDRLTLSCFMEIDKTGKVLNHKVVESVINSSERMTYTDVNKILKDNDQQLIKKYDYLMENFKLMEELCKILYKKRINRGAIDFDFEECKIILDEEGKPVEIKPYEREIGNRIIEEFMLVCNETIAEYMFWANIPFVYRIHEEPDSEKLQHFNEFVYNLGYSIKYSKEIHPKALQEVVEKVKGKKEETVINTLLLRSLKQAKYSPECVGHFGLAARYYCHFTSPIRRYPDLIIHRIIKEYIKGRTTEKRIKKLEGEVAYASVQSSEMERLAEEAEREVDDLKKAEYMSERIGEVYDGIISSVTAFGLFVELPNTVEGLVHISTLLDDYYVYDERGLRLIGEKTKKIYRLGDEVKIKVDKVDLDSYEVYFALIE, encoded by the coding sequence ATGAAAATACAAGAAACTCTTGTAGAATTTATGAAAGAACAAGCGTATAAACCTATGAATTTGAAAGAATTAGCTAAAGTTTTCAATATAAAAAGTGATGATATAGAAGATTTTAAAAAGGTGTTAGACTATATGGAAAAGGATGGATTAGTGGTAAAAACTAGAACAGAACACTATGGTGTACCAGAAAAAATGGGATTATTAGTTGGTAAAGTTCAGGGACATAAAAGAGGATATGCTTTTTTAATACCAGAAGATGATAGAGAAGATGTATTTATTCCTGCATCTGGCTTAAATGGTGCAATGAATGGAGATAAGGTTGTAGTAAAAGTATTTAAAGAAATAAAAGAAGGAAAAAGATCTGAAGGGGAAGTAATAAGAATATTAGATAGAGTAAATAAAACTGTAATAGGATCTTTTGAAGATAGTAAAAATTTTGGATTTGTAGTACCAGATGAAAAGAGAATATATCAAGATATATACATACCAAAGGGTAATACAATGGGTGCTCATTCAGGAGATATTGTAATTGCTGAAATAACTAAATGGCCTGAAAAAAGAAGAAGTCCCGAAGGCAAGATAGTTGAGATACTTGGTAAAAAAGGAGAAAAAGGTATAGATATTTTAACTATAATTAAAAAATATAATTTACCAGAGGAATTTCCAGAAAAAGTTCAAAAGTATACGGAAAATATTCCAGATGAAATAAAGGAAGAAGAATATAATAATAGAATGGATTTAAGAGACAAGAAGATTATAACTATAGATGGAGAAGATGCAAAAGATTTAGATGATGCTATTTCTATTGAAAAATTACCTAATGGAAACTTCTATCTTGGAGTTCATATTGCAGATGTATCCCACTATGTTAAAGAAAAGAATCCATTAGATAAAGAAGCTTTAAAGAGAGGAACTTCTGTGTACTTAGTAGATAGAGTTATTCCTATGCTGCCAAAAAAATTGTCTAATGGTATATGTAGTTTAAATCCTAAAGTAGATAGATTGACCTTAAGTTGCTTTATGGAAATTGATAAAACAGGAAAAGTACTAAATCATAAAGTTGTAGAAAGTGTAATAAATTCCTCTGAAAGAATGACTTATACCGATGTAAATAAAATACTTAAAGATAATGACCAACAGCTAATTAAAAAGTATGATTATTTAATGGAAAACTTTAAGCTAATGGAGGAGCTCTGTAAAATACTTTATAAAAAGAGAATAAATAGAGGTGCTATAGATTTTGATTTTGAAGAATGTAAAATAATACTAGATGAGGAAGGAAAGCCAGTAGAAATTAAACCTTATGAAAGAGAAATTGGAAATAGAATAATAGAAGAATTTATGCTAGTGTGTAATGAAACTATAGCAGAATACATGTTTTGGGCTAATATTCCATTTGTTTATAGAATACATGAAGAGCCTGACTCAGAAAAATTGCAACATTTTAATGAATTTGTTTACAACTTAGGTTATTCAATAAAATACTCTAAAGAAATTCACCCAAAAGCTTTACAAGAAGTAGTAGAAAAAGTAAAAGGAAAAAAAGAAGAAACAGTAATAAATACTCTTTTATTACGTTCTCTAAAACAAGCAAAATATTCTCCGGAATGTGTAGGTCACTTTGGATTAGCAGCAAGATATTATTGTCACTTTACATCCCCTATAAGAAGATATCCAGATCTTATAATACACAGAATTATAAAAGAGTATATAAAAGGTAGGACAACAGAAAAAAGAATTAAAAAATTAGAAGGAGAAGTAGCCTATGCATCTGTACAGTCCTCAGAAATGGAAAGACTAGCAGAAGAAGCAGAAAGAGAAGTAGATGATCTAAAGAAAGCTGAATACATGAGCGAAAGAATAGGCGAAGTTTATGATGGAATAATATCTTCAGTAACTGCCTTTGGATTATTTGTAGAATTACCTAATACTGTAGAAGGGCTTGTACACATAAGTACCCTTTTAGATGATTACTATGTTTATGATGAAAGAGGACTAAGATTAATAGGAGAAAAAACTAAAAAAATATACAGATTAGGAGACGAAGTTAAGATAAAAGTGGATAAGGTAGATTTAGATAGTTATGAGGTTTACTTTGCACTAATTGAATAA
- a CDS encoding DUF2325 domain-containing protein — translation MGKIKDELERRGFNKIEHISGRKSRDRKIRISNKAERADMVLVLTDFINHGVVTNLKNNVSNPNVIFSKKAWAFIEKALDGFTNTQIDS, via the coding sequence TTGGGAAAAATAAAAGATGAATTAGAGAGAAGAGGATTTAATAAAATAGAACATATAAGTGGTAGAAAAAGTAGAGATAGAAAAATAAGAATTTCTAATAAGGCGGAAAGAGCTGACATGGTATTAGTATTAACGGATTTTATTAATCATGGTGTAGTAACTAATTTAAAAAATAATGTGAGCAATCCTAATGTAATATTTAGCAAAAAGGCCTGGGCTTTTATAGAAAAAGCTTTAGATGGATTTACAAACACTCAAATAGATAGTTAA
- the smpB gene encoding SsrA-binding protein SmpB, whose protein sequence is MAKVRKNGTLAENRKARHDYFIEESYEAGIELVGTEVKSIREGKANLKDSYAEIRNGEVFLRNMHVSPYEQGNIFNRDPLRDRKLLLHKVQILKLTAYTTQQGYTLIPLSLYLKNGRVKVNLAVAKGKKNYDKRQDLIEKAAKRDIERELKDRSRY, encoded by the coding sequence ATGGCCAAAGTTAGAAAAAACGGAACTCTTGCCGAAAATAGAAAAGCAAGACATGATTATTTTATAGAAGAATCCTATGAAGCAGGAATAGAATTAGTTGGTACAGAAGTAAAATCTATAAGAGAAGGTAAAGCTAATTTAAAAGATAGCTATGCAGAGATAAGAAATGGAGAGGTATTTCTTAGAAATATGCATGTAAGTCCTTATGAACAAGGTAATATTTTCAATAGAGATCCGTTAAGAGATAGAAAGTTATTGCTTCATAAAGTTCAAATTCTAAAGCTTACAGCTTATACTACTCAGCAAGGATATACTTTGATACCATTATCATTATATTTGAAAAATGGAAGAGTTAAAGTAAATTTAGCTGTGGCTAAAGGTAAAAAGAATTATGATAAAAGGCAAGATTTAATAGAAAAAGCAGCTAAGCGTGATATTGAAAGAGAATTAAAAGATAGAAGTAGGTATTAA
- a CDS encoding dicarboxylate/amino acid:cation symporter, with translation MKANNDNKMAIRMAMALVLGLAVGIGCLLLRENLIRNGNAHIWAKINNILFQDISVEGATNALGIFYIIGKLFINSLQLIIVPMIFTSITLAMCKISDTKKLGRISFKTILGFLITSFFALALAGIIGFIIKNLGLFTTSVKNIAAQAGTANSANPLLVIVSIIPSNITSVFSNNGSILAIVFIAVVTGLCINVLGNKIKILTNLLEDINSIITVFLSFVITQFAPIAIFVLITRTFAIYGIENLKPAFVYVVVTTITLLIFLTFGYAIFVAVGARLNPIKFIKKIGKVALFGFSTSSSAATLPLNTKTTIEELGVNEDIASFILPLGMTINMNGTAIMQVIATIFIATTAGYNVTVGNIIIIALIALIASVGTPAAPGAGAIILFTVLSGMGYNNYGAILAYSLILAINRPIEMLLTSLNVVGDAATSVVVAKSEEMLNEGIYNAN, from the coding sequence ATGAAAGCAAACAACGATAACAAAATGGCTATAAGAATGGCTATGGCTCTTGTTCTAGGGCTAGCAGTAGGAATAGGATGTTTATTACTAAGAGAAAATTTAATTAGAAATGGAAATGCACACATATGGGCAAAAATAAACAATATTTTATTTCAAGATATATCTGTAGAAGGTGCTACAAATGCTTTAGGTATTTTTTATATTATAGGAAAGTTATTTATTAACTCACTTCAACTTATAATTGTACCAATGATATTTACTTCTATAACATTAGCTATGTGTAAAATTAGTGATACTAAAAAACTTGGACGTATTTCATTTAAAACTATATTAGGATTTTTAATTACATCATTTTTCGCATTAGCGTTAGCTGGAATAATTGGATTTATAATTAAAAACTTAGGTTTATTTACCACTAGTGTGAAAAACATTGCAGCACAAGCTGGAACTGCAAACTCTGCAAATCCATTACTAGTAATAGTAAGTATAATACCAAGTAACATTACATCTGTTTTTTCAAACAATGGTAGTATACTTGCAATAGTATTTATAGCAGTAGTAACAGGTTTGTGTATTAATGTTTTAGGTAACAAGATAAAAATACTAACTAATTTATTAGAAGATATTAATTCAATTATCACTGTATTTTTAAGTTTTGTGATAACTCAATTTGCACCAATTGCAATATTTGTGCTTATTACAAGGACATTTGCAATATATGGTATAGAAAACTTAAAACCAGCTTTTGTATATGTAGTAGTGACAACAATTACTTTATTAATATTCCTAACATTTGGGTATGCAATATTTGTAGCTGTAGGGGCTAGGCTTAATCCAATTAAATTTATAAAGAAAATAGGAAAAGTTGCTTTGTTTGGATTCTCAACTTCATCTTCAGCAGCAACATTACCACTAAACACAAAAACTACAATTGAAGAACTAGGTGTTAATGAGGATATAGCATCATTTATATTACCACTTGGAATGACTATAAATATGAATGGTACTGCAATAATGCAAGTTATAGCTACAATATTTATAGCTACAACAGCAGGTTATAATGTAACAGTAGGCAATATAATTATTATCGCATTAATAGCTTTAATAGCATCAGTTGGTACTCCTGCAGCACCAGGAGCAGGTGCAATAATTCTTTTCACAGTATTATCAGGTATGGGATACAATAATTATGGGGCAATACTTGCTTACTCACTAATTCTTGCCATAAACAGGCCTATAGAAATGCTTTTAACGTCTTTAAATGTAGTAGGAGATGCAGCAACAAGTGTTGTAGTTGCAAAATCTGAAGAAATGTTAAACGAAGGAATTTATAATGCAAACTAA
- a CDS encoding cupin domain-containing protein produces the protein MYNPYMMYMCPYCVNIPIYNQYTYNPYFADESECGSRFASPQLLNNNEQIELKDYGPQPFVVNIDKATKQNQTFRTALWTGTHLQVTLMSINVGDDIGLEVHPNLDQFIRVEEGQGLVKMGRNKDKLDFEAKVYDDFAIMVPAGTWHNVINTGNKPLKVYSIYAPPEHPRGTVHKTKADAEAAEKA, from the coding sequence ATGTATAATCCTTATATGATGTATATGTGTCCTTATTGTGTTAACATACCAATATATAACCAATATACTTATAATCCTTACTTTGCTGATGAATCAGAATGTGGTTCAAGGTTTGCTTCACCACAATTATTAAATAACAATGAGCAAATTGAATTAAAGGATTATGGTCCACAGCCTTTTGTAGTTAATATAGATAAAGCTACTAAACAAAATCAAACTTTCCGCACCGCTTTATGGACAGGAACACATTTACAAGTTACTTTGATGAGCATTAATGTTGGTGATGATATAGGACTAGAAGTGCATCCGAACCTTGACCAGTTTATACGTGTTGAAGAGGGTCAAGGACTTGTTAAAATGGGAAGAAATAAAGATAAATTAGATTTTGAAGCAAAAGTTTATGATGATTTTGCAATCATGGTACCCGCTGGTACATGGCATAACGTTATTAACACAGGAAATAAACCACTTAAAGTATATTCCATTTATGCACCTCCTGAACATCCACGTGGTACAGTGCATAAGACTAAAGCAGATGCAGAAGCTGCCGAAAAAGCATAA